In the Malus domestica chromosome 16, GDT2T_hap1 genome, one interval contains:
- the LOC139193122 gene encoding uncharacterized protein, whose amino-acid sequence MALSEFSLQYVPQKAVKGQALADFLAQHPSSYGFGGNDVEIGLVETRDNYWMMYFDGSGTSASIGVGIVIQSPDQHCWYFSLKIDFDCTNNQAEYEALVISLNVLHDLRVARVLILGDSELVINQLNGTFRCMSCTLTPYHTIAKYLAESFDDITFKHISHIRNTDVDELAQITSGA is encoded by the coding sequence ATGGCACTATCCGAATTCAGTCTGCAATACGTGCCCCAGAAAGCCGTCAAGGGCCAAGCACTAGCCGACTTCTTAGCCCAACACCCCTCCTCTTATGGTTTTGGAGGCAATGATGTCGAAATTGGCTTGGTGGAAACACGTGATAATTATTGGATGATGTATTTTGATGGCTCTGGTACTTCAGCCTCGATTGGTGTTGGAATCGTCATTCAATCCCCAGATCAACACTGctggtatttttctctcaagatCGATTTTGATTGTacgaataatcaggccgaatacgaagcccttgtcATTAGCCTTAATGTCCTTCACGACTTGAGGGTAGCCCGCGTACTCATCCTCGGTGATTcagaacttgtgattaaccaactcaatggaacttttcgttgcatgagttgcaCTCTAACGCCCTATCACACGATTGCCAAGTATTTGGCCGAGTCATTCGACGATATCACATTCAAACACATCTCTCACATTCGAAACACCGATGTAGACGAACTAGCTCAAATAACCTCCGGAGCATAA